CCTGGTCTCAGAAACCCCCTCTATAGGACACACCAAGAGCAGGGCAGCCCCTTCTCCCCAGAAGTACTGAGCAGGTCCTCTCACGGGATTCCTTCCTTCTAACCAGGTCACCGAGTCCAGACGCCTGGCAGGGACCACAGAGCACAGGAGGGCTGAACaagagaggccatctggagacttcACAGAGAACTGGGATCCTGGCAGGAGAGAGGGACTCCTCAGTTTCTTGTGTGGTTTTCCCTAATCTCTAGTGTCCAGAGGGCTCTTCGGACCCCAACTCACCTTTGAGCACAGAAACATCATACACCCTCCAGTTCTGGTACTTGTGGTTCTGGTCCATCACAGTACACCAGTACCGTCCAGCGTCTTCATCTCTGGACCCCTCCAGCAAGAGGGAATAATTTCCGAGGAGTTTGAACCTGGAATCAGGTTCATGTTTCCCAAGGTCTGAGACAGGCCTGTCTACTTGGACCTGGGCCACCAAGATGGTGGAGGAACCTGGTACAGGGCTGCGGAACCAGGTTAGGAGCTGACCCCCAAGTAGGGAGGGGGGTGAAGGACACGGCATCTCCACTGACTCCCCTGAGGCTACATAGATGGTCTGGATGCTGTCTGTGGAGAAAGAGCACTGTCAGACCAGGGCAGTCCAGGCCTTCAGCAAACCCCTGCTTTATCGCTAactcctgccttcccttccttctggGGTCTCCATGCACTGGTGAGCACACATTTCTCTAATGACTggcacaaagaaagaaatgtgggctgggaatgtagctcagtcagtaaagtgcttgcctgagGTTTTGGATAGccagcaaagtgcttgcctaaTGTGTGTGACTTTGGTCCCAGCATGGCTTAAACCCATAAACCGAATGtgcagtgcacacctgtgatcccagcactcagagatgggaaaatcagaagttcagcATCATCCCTCCGCTGTtcaaggagttcaaggctaccctgggaTACACGAGTCCCAGAAAGAGTTGGGGAGGGGAGGTAAAGAGTGAAAAGGTGCTCTGTCTTTCTTTGCCAGTGAGAAGCTCTGTCTGGGTCAGGATAGAAGGAGGCTGCAATAGTTGGTGACACCCCTTATCTCTTCACATATGActcatctgtttttctttcctgacGGAACGAAGCCAGGTAGCACACAAGTGATACAAGCACTcgggaagctgaggaggaagggttgcatcatataataaatatattatatatttatataataaaatatataacaaccAAAGCTGTTATAAAGCaataccctgcctcaaaacaaacaaataaaaataaaataaggggagctggaagctgggtgtggtggcacacctgTAGTCAAAGTGTTCAGAGACAGATGGAGGAGGTAACacttgagctgagagttcaagaccagctgggGGCTACTGTGACTTTTCTCATTGACTTGACAAAAATACCTGGCTAAAGCAACTTAAGGGGGTTAGataagtatttattattattattattattattattattattattattagggtTTTCGAGACAAAAGTTCATTATGTAGCACTGGgcaccctggaactcactctgtatgcagaccaagctgtcctcgaactaaaagatctgcctgcctttgctgcctggatgctgggatcaaaggcgtgcaccaccactgccctgctagaAGTAAGATTTCTTTTGACTCATGGTTTAAGCCTATTATAGCAGGAAATTTATGGTGGCAGAAACAGGCTTGCATTTAGATGAACTTCGgagcagagaaagggaaacaccTACACCCCACTGGCTTtgcctttcctgtttttgtttagCCTACGACCCCAGCCCACTGGGTAGTGCCACAGACCTTCAAGGTCGCTTTCCCCTCCTCAGGTTAAATGTAGTTGAGGACTGCCTGGATCGCCTGACCTTGCTGCTATCTcctcccaggttctgggattataggcgtagCATGTCCTGCCAAGTTTCTGCGGTAATAAGGATCAAACTTCTGGCTGGAGATGAACCTAGAGCTCTGCACCTGCTAGCCAAGCACTCTCTGAGCTAGATCCCCAGACTcaatttttatccttttttaaaaCCCAGGAAACTGTATCTAACCTAGGCCCGGGGTACCTCTGGGTCTCCTGAGGACTAAAGGCAAAGAGGGTTCAAGCAAGGTAAATCTGTCCTCTTGAGTCACTTGCATTTTCAGAAACACTCAGGAGAAGCAGCACATTACCTCACAACCTCTTAAGTAGCTGCAgaaacacccccaccccacccccacctcctgctccttACCTGCAGCAGCCTGGGGGTGCCCATgcaagaacaggaggaggaataCTACAACTGCCATGGGGAGAGCCTGCCAAGTTCCCCTGCTCCAAAGACCTGCTGTTTCCAGGGAGGAAGCAGAACACAGATAAAAGCCCACAGTCCCTGGGCTGGACCACTTGGCCTCTGGAGACATGAGAATGTGGAGAGATAAAACTCAGTTGCATGTCATCTGGGGGAAAGGGAACTTCCATCTTTCTGCTCGTCATGTTCTGGTACAAGCTGCTCTTGTGTGGAAGGAATCCCAGAtaccttcctcttctccacctaGAAGCCTTCTGTAGCTTCTCGTCTATCCCCAAGACATCAGCCAAGAGTCAAATGACTCTGACTGATCATATCTTTGGCACCCAGCATAAAACTGTACATCCAGGCCATAAGCGAGCTCAAATGACTGTTCCTGTGGTTACCTGGGATATCCAGATATTCCAGAGCTCCTGAGGAGTGTCTGTTACTCAAGGAAATGCACAGCAGGAACCTGAATTATTCATGGGTTCTTGGGCTCAGAAGCAGATCTttatacacttctgattgattaTAATGTGTTATTTAGGTAGTTCGTTTCTTTTtggcttgttcttttctttctttctttctttctttctttttttttttttttttttttgagatgggttttcAAGTTGTCCAGGTTGATTTCAAACCTTTGAATTCTTGATCATCTGCCTCCCAAGGTGTGAGATGACAGGCATACATCATTATGAACAGCTAGTTACTTATTTCAAACATGGAGAAGTTATTTGCCATGGAGTTATATCCCCAGCCATTAAACTATTTTCtttgggctagtgagatggctccaAGGGTTTTGCCTTTGCCAACAAGCTTAGCAACCAGAGCCTAATCTTTAGGCTCTacatggtgggaagaaagaaCTGGCTCttccaaattgtcctctgaccgtAAGACAACATACAATGTGCTGGTGAGTTTTCAATGTCAACTTTACATGGAAAAACAAATCTagttgagcagtggtggcacacacctttaatcccagcacttgggaagcagaggcaggcagatttctgagttcgaggccagcctggtctacagagtgagttccatacacagagaaaccctgtctcaaaaaacaaaaaaacaaaaaaacaaaaaaacaaaaaaaaaggagaaaaagaaaaacaaatcttaaattttaatccagaaaatatcttcatagGATCAGCCTACAGGCAAATCTGTAGGAAATTTTCTTGGTTGGTAATTGATGCAGAATAGCTGGgctcattgtggatggtgccacccctgggtatGTCATCCTGAATGGTATAAGAAAGCACACTGTGTGCTTACTCAAGCCTGTAGGCCAAgttcctccatagtctctgcatctgctcctgcctccaggatcctgccttgactcccttcagtgatggacagtgacgTGGAAGTGGAAGATGAAGGAACCTTTCCCTCAAGTCGCTTCTGGccatggtgtttaatcacagtGATAGTAACCCTCACTAAGGCAGGTGTggtgtgtgcacctgtaatcccagcacttgagaggcagaggcaggtagacctctatgagtttgagaccagcctggtctacatggtgagttccaggacagccagggctacacagtgagaatccgtcttgaagaacaaacaaacaataagagCTAGGTGGAGCCCTAATAAAGTGTCTAAGTCCAGGTTACTGtcgctatgatgaaacaccatgactaaagtaacttggggaggacaGCGTTTATTGGGCTTACATTTCCATGTCATAGTTTATCAGTAAACTCAAGATGGGAGctgaagcaggaacctggaagcagaagctgctacagaggccagggaaggttgccgcttactggctttctccttttcattgtaGATCTGCATACGAGTGACCACTAACAACAGCATGACAGAATCAATATGAGGCTATCTtaaaatctcctctgccaatggCATGAATCCAAAACTCTCAGACATGTAGGCTGTGTACATATATggatacatacacaaatgtaattttaaaatatggggtGATTTGGTGTggtagtgatgcatgcctttaaatcctagcactttgtttgttttaagatttatttagggctggtgagatggctcagaaattaagagcactgattgctcttccagaggtcctgagttcaattcccagcaaccacatggtggctcacaaccatctgtaatgggatctgatgccctcttctggtgtgtctgaaagctacagtgtactcatcatatacataaaataaataagtaaaatctttatataaaaaatatttatttatttttatgtatatgagtactccaTCTGCTTGTGTAtctgtatgccagaagaggggatcagactgtaagccaccatgtagttgctgagaatttgTATGCTGtacctggaaaagcagccagtgcctttaactgctgagccatctctctggccaccAACCCTAGCACTTTGACCgaggtttctctatatagccctgactggcctggaattcactacacatgtagactagggtggcctGGAATTCAAGAGACACATCTGTCAACACACccatctctctctacctctcgagtgctgagattaaaggtgcacacaccacacccagcagATTACTTCTtccaaaaactttttttttttttcttaaaaataggaTTCTTCAGAAGAATCTTGATATTTCTTCTAATGGATACATCCCTAGactcctctccctgcttcttctcttcttctcctctcccctcccctcccctcccctcccctcccctcccctcccctcccctcccctcccctccccccctccctccctccctccctccctccctcctctctctctctctctctctctctctctctctctctctctctctctgtgtgtgtgtgtgtgtgtgtgtgtatcccaggGCTTTCAGCATGCTAGACAAAGTGTTCTGTCCTTGAGAACACTAGCTTCTTCTAAGTCTTGTCAAATACTCCTAGTCTCACCCAGCGATCGTTCCAGAACACGCTGACATTAAGGAAtagggggtaaaaaaaaaatttatccacGCGGGGGCATTCATTTTCTTAAGTGTCGCGGTTCAGAACAGCTCTGACTAATGGTAGACAGTCGCTGAGCAGAGCACCAACTGCGCGGAACACTCCTCTCGGGGAGAGAAAATCAAGCCGGACCCTGCCGCGGGGCAGAGCCGGTACGCGCTGACGTCACGCAGGCACGCAGCACGTAGCGCCCAGGAGGCTACGGGCGGGGCCCGCGGGGACCTGAGGCCAGGAACAGCGGCCCGAGCCGGGGCTATGGCGAAGCTGCTGAGCTGCGTCCTCGGCCCCCGGCTCTACAAGATCTACCGGGAGAGGGACACGGACCGGGCCGCGTCCAGCGTCCCGGAGACTCCCACTGCGGTCCCCGCCGCCTCGTCCAGCTCCTGGGTGAGTCGAGTCCCCCCTGGCTGAGAGCATGGTACGGTCCAAACCGCGCTGGGCTGCGCTCGCCAGGCGCGCCCACTGTGGGAAACGGGGGAGCGCCGCGGTCGCGCAGTCCGCCTGTGGGCGCCTCCCGGCTCCCTCCCAGTCACGCAGGGCCCGGCCGCCGCCTCTCTTTACGGCTTTGGAGGAAGTCTTCCTCACGCCCACCACCACGCTTGCCTTTTTCCCCCTCCGCGTCCCCACATGGCTGGTCCCCTGCGCTCACTGGTGGCTTTTGCCCACCTACTCCCAATTTCAACCCCCGTGCTCTGTTGACTTTCTCTTTAACCTGACTTTTCAGTTTCAAAAATGACTTCAACATGTCGTGTACCCACCTGTGCTCCCTGTCCCCCCCGAACCTAGCCTGAAAACCAAGATCTTACATTCAGGGTGGTAGTTTGCCCTCcagattcttatttttattggttgCAAATATGTTTAGGAGCTTTCCCAAACTGCCCATACTTAGCCACGTTTCTTCCTACATCGACTTAGGTCAAAGGCTATTCCTTCCCTCTTGCAATTGTCATGGAGTTTCTCATTTTCGCTCTTACTCCTCCCCATAGTCACACAATCATAACTATATCCGggttttgggagaaaaaaaaaaggaccagtTTTTCAAATGGTGATTTCACTTTTGCTTCCTAGCCTAGCATCCTTGGATTGTTTTCAGGGTCGGGGTGAAATGTCAGTCGAGGGGAGTGAAGCTTCAGTAGAAGCAGGGGTATCCCGAGAGAAATAGCCAAAGGGGCTAGAACCAGGTGGCACACATCAGGGAGGAAGGGCCTGTCAACTGCCAGGGTCCTTAACTGGCCATCTGTTTTGGCAGGATACGTATTATCAGCCTAGGGCCTTGGAGAAACATGCCGACAGCATCCTGGCACTGGTAAGTCAGCTCCAGCATCTGCCAGTCAAAcccagctgctgcctccagcttattcctctccagccctggagaagGCAGCATCCCAGGAGGTGGGGGCGCTCTGGGCTCTGTGCAGCACAACTTGCTCAGAGGACCAGCATATCCCAAGTGCATACAGTTGGCATTCTCCCTTACTTACCATAAGCTTTTTCCAGAGCAGTTTGAGCCCTGAGGCTACCACATTTACCCTTGGGACCATCTGCAGGTCTCTTTGAGTCCTGCAGTCCCCAGTGACCTGTCCTCCCTGGCAACTAACCCCTCTGGCTGCAGAGACAGCTGTTCTCCCTGGCAGAGTTCCTCTGGTGATGTTTTCACATCTCTTGGGGACAAAGCCTGAGACTCTCTTGAGTGGAGCCAACTGTGAAGGCTTGATTAGCTTGAGTAGACAGAGAGgctggtgttttctttcttttcttcttctttttttttttttttgagacagggtttctctgtgtagccctggctgtcctggaactcactctgtagaccaggctgtcctcgaactcagaaatccgcctgccaccGCTGCCCGGTTGAGGCTGGTGTTTTCAATGACAACATTGTGTCAGCCTCCATTGTTGTACTCTGACACACTACGTGGCAGCAAATGTTTGTGTCCCTACTGTGTGCATGGTGTCAGAGCCCAGGCCTGGAAAGGGCAAAACGGAGTGTGTGCACAGGCATATTGGttgcctgtctctctctgctgcAGGCTTCAGTCTTCTGGTCCGTCTCCTATTACTCGTCTCCCTTCGCCTTCTTCTACTTGTACAGGAAAGGTCAGTGTGCTTTCAAAGGCCGGGGATGGAGTGGCCAATGAATCCACTTCCCCGATGAGAAAGGGGGGCGGTCCCGTGAGAATGGTGTGTTTGACTTCTCTCTTCTACCAGgagtcttctttctccctctaagccagtggttctcaaccttcccaacgcTGCGACCCTTAGCACAGTTCCTCGTGTcatggtgaccccagccataacattattttgttgctccttGATAACTGGTTTTGAtactgttacgaatcataatgtaaagatTTTCTGGAGGCAGAGCTTTGCCGAAGGGTTCCCAACacaacacacaggttgagaacggcCGGTCTGATAGAATGGCTAACCAAAGAGGGTGTGGGTGGAGGTTGTGGGCAAGCTGGGGAGAACCactttctcccctcttccctcttctaacTGCTCCTCTTCCCTCCCAGGTTACTTGAGTTTGTCCAAAGTGGTGCCGTTTTCTCACTATGCCGGgacattgctgctgctgctggcaggGGTGGCCTGCCTCCGAGGTAGGTAGAGAGGGGCCTAGTTTGTGTCTGTGACTGGATAATCACTAGGTACTTTTTGCAGACAGAGTCTGCTGTGGGGCCCTGTAGGAAATAACTGAACAGTCTAAGGTGTGAGCGCTTCCTCAGGTGCCTCACACCCTCCATTGCACGTGTCCATAAGCAAAGTACATGAACAAGAAGAGTCCAGCACACACCACTTTAACCTCATCTGGAGACGGCAGCAGTGGCTGCAGACTGTCATATGCACAAAGATATCCCACGGTGTAACCATGCCTGGGCAATGCAGATCCCAGGTGCACCATTGGGTGGAAGATGTTCAGGACTCACTCACAGAAGGTTCAGAGGAACCGTGAGCACGTGTCCTGTATCCCAGCATGTGGGTAAGAGTGAGGtaggaagttccaggccaacctaggctacatagagGGACTCTGTCTCAGTCAGTGAATGAGTGTGTGGTGAGACCCAGAAGGCAGGGATGTGGCTCTCTCAAAAGCTACTGGCGGTAGAGGAGGGACTCTCCTAGTGGGAGGTggctctggtttttgttgttggttaaCTTTGCATCTGGACCAcgctttccctccctctcccctcccccttcccttccactcctcccccttttctcttcagaaaaggagaGGCCAACCTTGGCATATcgagttgcagtaagactaggcaccttctcccattgaggctagAGGAGGCTGCCCAGTTAGGGGAGAGGGATCTAGAGGTGGGCGgtgtagtcagagacagcccctgctcccagctTAGGAGTCTCACATGCAGACCCAGCGGTACCGCTGTGATGCCCACGATGTGCAGAGGCCGAGGTCCATGCCCTGCCTGCTCTGTGGTTGGCAGTCAGTCTCTGTGGGCCCAGGGTAGtgtttctgtaggttttcttgtgttgctcttgatccctctgcctctgtcagtccttcctctcccttcagcAGGATTCTCAAGCTCCACATGATGTCtggctgtggtctctgcatctgcttgcATCAGTTActaggtgaagcctctctgatgacacttgtgctaggctcctgcctgctactatagcagagtatcattaacagtgtcagggtgggctccctctcatggtttgggtctcaagttggaccagtcattggtcacctttccctcaatttctgctccttCTTGAggcctgcacatcttgtaggtgggacagattgtaggtcaaaggttttgtggctgattGGTCTGCCAGTCTCTCCATTGGCAGTCTTGGCTGGTTACAGAGATGgccagtttcattttttttttttttttattaatgtgtgtggaggtgtgtgtgtgtgtagaggtgtgtgtggggaATTGTCTCTGAATTAGCTTATGTGTATCCTCAGAGGTCGGTGGACATCATGTCGCCTGGAAGCTGAGTTGTTGGCATTGTGAGCCAGCTGGTGTAGACACTAGGAAGTGGACCTGTGTCCTCCACAAGCGCCATCTCTACAGCTCCTTACTTGTATTTTTCACTGTGCGTTGTCTATGGACAACAGGACTATAGTTGTGTCCTACCGCACCCTGCTGCATTTATATGCTGACATAGATGTGAGCACTATGTGAAACACTCCGAGTTCGATCCTTCCTTCTCTCAGTATTGCGTTGATGCTCTGGAGATCCTGGCTGTTCCCCTTACCCTCATCTCATGTTTGCTGGTTTGTGAGAGGATTGAAGAGAAGAGAGGCATCAGTCCTGAGGCCAGGGTCGGCACCAGGGGCAGGGGTTAGGAGCATGCAGAAAGCCAGCTTGGGAATGCCTGAATCGGAcaggaaggaagaccaatgtTCGCAGGGGAGTAGTAAAGTTGCAGATTGTTTTAACATGGGGGAAGATGATCTGCCAGAGAGACGTGCTcattcacagagaaagaaactgccaggccactcagcccttgggaggctgaagccGGAGAATTGCTGAGAGTTCTGGTCCATCCTAGCCTGTATaatgagttgcaggccagcctggggcatGGAGGGAAACCATgtttcaaagacaaaacaaaagaaataactgAAGCAGTGtcaggtgtggtgtggtggtgcatgcctggaaTCTCGAACGGACTTGGGAGGTTAAAGCAGGTGACTCTTGGGCCAGACTTTAAGATAAAATGAGcgccaggccagccagagttacatagcaagaccaagtttcagacagaaacagcagcagcagcagcagcaacagcagcacaaccaaaccaagcaaacaactGAAAGGGCTGGTGAAGTGGCCGAGCAGGTGAATGTGCTGTTGCACAAACCTAGTGACTTGAGTTCGATTCCACAGTGGGAATAGAGAGCTGACTCTTGAAGTTGTCCCCTGATATCCTCATTCCTGCTGTGGCACTTGtatgcccccaccccccacacacacacactattgacaATAATGCTAATTAAAACCTGAGCCTCAGAGGCCGACGAAGCAGCCTGTTGCTGTGTAGGGAAGAGAGGTTCTGCTTCCCACATAGGAGGCCCtgatcctcttcctccttacAAGGTCTCCTCTTTTCTTAAGTCCTAGGCATCTGGCTTCCCACTTTACCTGATAGTTTGCTCTCTCTAGGCATTGGCCGCTGGACCAACCCCCAGTACCGACAGTTCATCACCATCTTGGAAGCCACACATAGGAACCAGTCTGCAGAAAACAAGGTGAGGGGCTTTGGAGAAGGCACCAGTGTGAGCCCTGCTGCCCAGGACTCCAGTACCAGGGTCtgtgcatctgtctctgcttcacaGTGCAAAGGAACTGTCTAATGTCTAATGAACTTCCTGTGTCTAATGGATACTTTgctaaaacaaacacagaagcaTCTGCATTCTTGAGAAGACAAGCTTCTGTTCTCGCTTCTTTGCACGCCTCCAATACCATGCTGGCTTTGTTTGGGGATGGAAAAGATGGGCAGGTGCATCCCTTCCTGTGCCCAGCAGCAGACGGTGCCAGCAGGGCACAGTGGCCTGTAAGCTGGGCCAGGCCTGCTGTTACTGGAGAGTGATTATCTTTGAGATGGGGCCATGAGGCCTCATAAAGCTCCTTCTTGGTGTGGGGATCAAACAGCCTTGGTCACCATGGCTGCACCCTGGTCATGCTGCACGACCAAGGACTTACAGGACTTTGTCATTACAGTCTGGGGGGGGGCGCGGGGGGGAGGGTCATATACCCAGCCAGCATCCCTCCCCATATTCACACAGAAGCACCGCCTTTGAAGTGGATCAGCCTTAGATACTtctgtgttttgggtttttggggggtgttttgttttgttttccaagacagggccattctgtgtagcccaggcttacctAGTATTTCCagtgattctcttgcctccagGGTGAGGTCACAGAATCATGACCTGTCCTAGAAGTAGAATCTCCCTCCACATCCTTGGCTAGCCTTAAtttcactatgtatcccaggctggccccaactTGCAGTCCTGTCTCTACTTCTGAATGGTCGGGTTGATAGGCATATGTTGTTAGGTCTGACTTTTAAACAGTTTCTTGGTTTGGGAATTGAAGCCAGGACATTGTGCATGCTGTTCAAAGACCCTACCCCATCTTTAGATTTTTAGGAAGGCAGGGTTAAGAGTTCCAGAGATGGGTAGATGCGCTAGTGGTGAGAACAGCTGCCGTGTCCCAATACTGTGCTCATAGTAGACCTTTCTTTCCATTTAGAGGTAAGAGGGCGCTGACCTCCACGTGGTCTCCCTGTGATGTGGGGCATCCTGCAGAGTGAAGTGTTGAGGGTAGATGGCTGGgcctcccctccactctcagtCCTCTGTTCCTTTGTCCTCTCTCCACAGAGGCAGCTGGCCAACTATAACTTTGACTTCAGGAGCTGGCCAGTTGACTTCCACTGGGAGGAGCCCAGCAGCCGGTGAGGTTCCAGCTACTTAGTTCTTTCCCTTTCTTACCCCTCAGTCCCGGGCCTACTGCTCCTGACTGTTATTCTTCCCCTCAGGAAGGGGTCCCGAGGTGGCCCTTCCCGCAGGGGTGTGGCCCTGCTTCGTCCAGAGCCTCTGCACCGGGGAACAGCAGACACATTTCTCAACAGGGTCAAGAAGCTGCCCTGTCAGATCACCAGGTAGGAAACTGGGGTGTGGGAGGTCAGCTAGGGTGAGGATTGAGCATATCGGACCTAAAGTTTCTCATGCCCCCACAGTGATGtccctcctccagcaaggccatacctcctaacagtgccattccctgCAGGGTCTGTCCTAGTCAAACCACCATAGCTACCGTTTTTTACCTGCCTGCCAGCAAACTCAGTCGTGGGTGCTGATGGTATCAGACGGGCCCCTGCTGAATGCTCACCCGTACATCGCAGCAGATGCTGGGACTGAGCAGCAGGTTCTAGAGCACCAAGGAGGGGGCTTAACTCAGCTTTGGCTGTTGATGTCCTGGATTGCTTCAGAGGGAAAGCAGACAAGGTTTCTGAGGGCATGCTGGCAGGGCGCTTAGCTACAGCCTGGTGGCTAAGCGGTTGTCTGCAGCAGCGCCTACCCTGTCTAACCTATCTGTATGAGTTCACACACTCAGTAAACATCTGTGGAGCTCCTTGGACAGCTCTTCTGTGGTCTGCATTGTCACCATAAACGTAACAGCCAGGTCTCTGCCCTGACAAGAGTGACCCAGCGTGATATCTTTAGGCTACAGATCTTTATAGAAGTATTTTTTaggcaggtttttgtttttacccCACTCTTTCCTGTATTGGTCCCCAATAGAAGACACAGAaacctgttatttttattaacaagttGTAAGCCTCaactgggcaggttctgagctattatAACCCAGGTAGACTATTAATGACCACATAAATGCCCCATTACTTGCCAAGTGAGTCTTGCCCGGCTTGTTCTGTTCCTTGTGTGTCCTCAGCATCAGCTTCTCTCTTGGCCATGTGCTCACAGTCCAACCTGCCTTATGGcgatctctctcctcctctgtccttcTCATGGTCCCTACCTGTGGCCCCTACTCAGTCTCAAGCCCCGTCTTCCTCTTTCCGCCCAGTCACAGGCGCCAGCCTTTTATTATCCAGAGATTGAGGAGATTGTCTCATAGCACAGTGCAGTGTCCATGTCCACACCGCAGCCTGATCTTGGGACACAGGACTCAGCACCAGAGTACACAGCACACAAGACCAACCCAACAGAGCTCGACCTATtgctaagttttattttttgagatatgtCCTCATGCAGTCCAGGCTACTCTTCAGTGCATAGTGTAGCTAAGGCTGCCCCTGAGCTCCTGATCCTTCCATGAGCTAAGAGTGCAGGTGTGCACTCTCATGCCTGGCTCTACTAGTCTGGAAATCACTTTAGTGGGTTATAAACTATCACTTTGTTGTTTTTAGTGGTGCTGAGGACAGGACCCAGGGTTCTGTGCACACTAGgtagatgctctaccactgagcagtTACCACCTGGTCCTGTCTGAGGACTTAGACTCTTACATACAATATAT
The sequence above is drawn from the Arvicanthis niloticus isolate mArvNil1 chromosome 20, mArvNil1.pat.X, whole genome shotgun sequence genome and encodes:
- the Ly6g6f gene encoding lymphocyte antigen 6 complex locus protein G6f, with the protein product MSPEAKWSSPGTVGFYLCSASSLETAGLWSRGTWQALPMAVVVFLLLFLHGHPQAAADSIQTIYVASGESVEMPCPSPPSLLGGQLLTWFRSPVPGSSTILVAQVQVDRPVSDLGKHEPDSRFKLLGNYSLLLEGSRDEDAGRYWCTVMDQNHKYQNWRVYDVSVLKGSQFSVKSPDGLSCSALLCSVVPARRLDSVTWLEGRNPVRGPAQYFWGEGAALLLVCPIEGVSETRGRRPRNIRCLMPQNKRFSFSLAASAEPSPTVCAPLPSWDVPWVLVLLFTVGQGVTIIALGIVIWRQRRTQGSQDREPSIPHFKPEVQVYENIHLAHLSPPTHKTR